ATTTTGATTAATATGCGTTTATCCATTTTACAAGTGAATTCAGAGGAGCTTACGCCTTATGCGATTGTCTGCGGAGATCCATTCAGAGCGCAAGCTATTGCGGCTAAATTAGACAACACCCGCGAACTGTCCTTCAGCCGGGAATATCGGACGTTCATCGGTGAATCTGCCGGCGTTCCGATTACGGTGGTCAGTCACGGCGTAGGTTCGCCAGGCGCAGCGGTGTGCTTTGAAGAATTAATTAAAGGCGGCGTGAAGACGCTGATTCGTGTAGGGACAGCAGGCTCCTATTCGGCCGATGTGCCGCCAGGCAGTCTGGTTGTCAGCACTGCCGCGGTGCGTGAAGAAGGTTTAACGCGCCAGTTGGTGCCGATTGGCTTTCCAGCTGTCGCGGATCATGAAGTGACTCGAGCTCTTTATGAAG
Above is a genomic segment from Paenibacillus sp. HWE-109 containing:
- a CDS encoding nucleoside phosphorylase; this translates as MRLSILQVNSEELTPYAIVCGDPFRAQAIAAKLDNTRELSFSREYRTFIGESAGVPITVVSHGVGSPGAAVCFEELIKGGVKTLIRVGTAGSYSADVPPGSLVVSTAAVREEGLTRQLVPIGFPAVADHEVTRALYEAASETEGLVKQGITVTLDAFFQGVEEFPHQKYKKAGALAVEMEIAALFVIASLRGVQAGAIVALDGYADADLREVYDPHTDVVSGAVEREIDAAIRAVVKLHNSK